AAAATCAAAAACTAAACTAGGTTAAGTTTTTATCCCTCTGATTAATTTCAGGGGGATTTTTATTTAAAGATGTCGCTACACTAAATGTAAATCTGGCTTCTATACACTGAATGGAATTTGAATGGGACGAAGATAAAAATATTCGCAACGTCAGAAAACATGGCATTAGCTTTGAGGAAGCCTCTGAGGTTTTCAAAGGAAGAATATTCACCACAATAGATGAGCGTTACGACTATGGAGAAATTCGAGAAATAAGTATTGGCACAATTCAAAATGTTGTCATCGTGACTGTTGCTCACACCGAAAGAAACTGCAAAATTCGTTTAATCTCTGCTCGAAAAGCAACCCCAAAAGAACGTAGGAGCTACTATGACTATCTCGCCCGACAGACTAAAGGCTTTACAGGAAATTCCTGACGAAGACATTGATACCTCTGATATTCCTGAGTTAGATCAGTCTTTTTGGGAGAATGCAAAACTTGTAGAACCACCTACAGAACAAGCTATTTCAATTTCTCTAGATCAAGATATTTTGGATTGGTTTAAAGCTCAAGGCAAAAGCTATCAGGCTCATATCAACCAAGTACTGCGTTCTTATATTCTTTCCCAAAGTAATAAGAAATAGAGCAAGATCAAGACTTTTAAAAAATGAATAAGAAGTACGATTTCAAGAAATTCACTGGATATAATGCGACTAAATATAAAGCAATCGAATTGTGTGGAAAAGAATTTATCGATGGACTTATAGCACAGAAAATTTTTGCTAAAGATGACCAATTCTGGATTCTAGTTTGTGAAAAACTTGAGATTCCAGATATGAAGGAAAAAGAAGAGAGAGAGCGTAAACTTGCAGAAGAAAGAAGAGAGCAAGAAAAGAAAAGATTACTTAACCAGAAGACTATACACTGCATTCGTGAACGAAAAGGCTGGGAAATTAGTATTTTTGAAATGCCTGAATCAGATATTTTCTCTGATAAATATTGTGCTGTTGCTCTGAAAGATGGCGACTTTATTAACCATACTAGTAATCCCTATTATTGGGGAGAATCATGGAATGTCTCATATGATAGGCTGTGTAGCTTAATTGATGTCAAAGAAAGAAGTAAGGCATCACAGATCGAAAGAGACACACAAACCAAGCTAATGCAGCAATTGTATTTGATAATTTTATATATTTCAGGATGGGACATTCACCACACTTTTAATGATGAAGAGCCAAATAAACAAAACTTTTACAGCATTCAATCTTGGATAAGTATGGATTTTGGAACCCTTGATCTTTTAGAAGAAAAAGGACTGGTTGATCAACCACAAACGAAAGGAAAACACTATAGAAAACGAACTTATGTAGAAGTGACAAAAGAAGGTATTCGAAAAGCTCGACAACTATTACGAGAGTTGGATTTCGATGGAATGCAAGAGCTTCTTCAGAAAACGGCTTATCATGAAGAGTATATTGAAGATACTAGTGATTTTTAAAGCCTGTTTTTTTTGACTTGAAAATAGTTGTAAATCGCTTAAATTATATAATTTCAAACCCTGAAGTTTTGTCAGGTAAACCGTTAGTAAGAGGAACCAGGCTATCTGTTGAATTTTTATCGGGTCTTTCTAAGCAAGATTGGTCAGAAGCTGAAATTTTAGAGAATTATCCGTCTTTAACAACCGAATCAATCCGTGCAGTATTGAAGGCATTGCAACTCAGACAACGACCTTTCCCGAAGAAATAATAGAGGCGATCGCCCTCAAAGTGTCAAACCAAGAATATAGTTCGCGGGGTTTTGAGTAGAACAATTTAATAGCGAATGCGAGGATCAATTAACGCATTAACAATATCAATCACCAAACTCATAACGACAACGATCGCCCCAAAAAAGACCATAATGCCTTGCACTGTCGGGTAGTCCCTCAGGGAAATCGCTTCGTACAAACGATTGCCTAAACCCGGCCAAGAAAAAGTCACTTCCGTGAGTACCGCGCCGCCCAGCAAAGCCGCAAAGGTTAAGCCTAGAACCGTAATGACTGGAATAAGTGCATTTTTTAGAGCGTGGTTCCATAAAATTTTGTGTTCTGGAATGCCTCTCGCCCTCGCCGCTTCTACATAATCTGATTTTAGGGTTTGCCGCAAATTTACCCGCACAATTCTTTCAAAGATGCCGCTGAGTAATAATCCGAGCGTTACACAAGGTAAAAACAAATAATAGAGTGCTGTTCGCAGTTGCAAAAAATTACCCGTGAGAATGCTGTCGAGGGTGTATAGTCCCGAAATGCTGGGGGGCGGGTCGATATTCAGAGGAAATCTTGTGCCCAATGGGAACCAACCGAGTTTGACAGAGAAAATGAGCTGTACCACCATGCCCATCCAAAATAAAGGCAAGGCGTAGGTGATAATGCCGAACAGCCGACCGCCAATATCAAAGATTGTCCCTTGCCGCGAGGCGGAGAGCATGCCGACTCCCACGCCAATGGTGACAGCGACCAACATCCCAAAAAAAGTCAGCTCAACGGTGGCAGGAAAATGTTGCTGAATCACCTGCCATACATCTAAGCCTCGACTGGTCAGAGAGGTGCCGAGATCAAATTTCAACAGCTGACCAAGATAGGTCAGGTACTGTAACCACAGGGGTAAGTCTAAACCTAGTTGTTCTCTTAGGGCAGCTTTGGCCGCTTCTGGGGCGCGATTTCCTAGGATTGCATCGGCAGGGTCACCGGGAGTCGCCCGTAGCAGTAAAAACACAACGCTCACAATGGTAAACAACATTAGAGGTGCCAACATGAGGCGGGTCAAAATGTAGTATTGGAGGGCTTTGCTGCGGGATGACATGGATTTTATTTATGGATTTTTGCTGCGGGGCGATCGCCTTCCAGATTATAGAGAACGGTGGGGCGATCGCCTGTTATTTTTCCCGAAGAGCAAACCTTTTATCGGGTGATCCCATAACCAACTACGAAAACAGACTCGATACACTGGAATCAGTCCCTGTCGGTATATCTATGTCAGACCATCACCATGCTCACAATCACTTACCGCAGGATACTCGTCAAACAGTGCGGCGCGTCCTCTGGCTTACCCTCGGCCTGAATCTCTTCGTCATGGGTTTGAAATGGATCATTGGGGCTTTGACGGGCTCTCTCAGTTTGCAAGCTGACGCGCTCCATAGCTTTACCGATAGTGCAAATAATGTCCTTGGTCTATTTGCCAATCGTTTTTCGTCCCCAGAGCCTGATCGTGATCATCCCTACGGTCACCAAAAGTTTGAGGCGATCGGTGCTCTCGGTATTGCAATGTTTTTGGGGATTGCCTGTTTTGAAATTTTGCAAGGGGCGATCGCCAAACTATTTATCGGTCAATCAGAAACAAATATCAGCCTCAACGAATTAAGCTGGCTCGTTCTCGTCCTCGGCATCAATATTTTTGTGGCCTTCTATGAGCGTAATATTGGCCGGAAAATTAACAGTCCGATTCTCCTAGCCGATGCGAAACATACCATGGGCGATATCTGGGTCACATTGCTCGTGATGTTCGGTTTATTAGGCGTTTGGCAGGCGAAAGTTTGGGGGCTCCCCCAATTCCAATGGCTCGATATTATCCTCGCCTTTCCCGTTGCAGCCTTAGTTTTCTACAGCGCTTGGGAAGTGCTTACTGATAATTTGCCTTGGCTAGTCGATGAAACGGCGATCGCCCCCGAAGCCATTCACCAACACGTAATGGCAATACCCGGCGTGATCAATTGCCACGACATCGCCTCACGGGGATTACTAGGACGACAAGTCTTTATTGAAATGCACCTCATCACAACAGCAGAAGATGTCACCACCGCCCACGCCATCACCGAAGCAGTCGAAGCCAAACTAAAAAACATCTACGCACCAGCCAGAATAATGGTGCATGTCGAGCCTAGGCCCTACATATCCGACCATATTGCCCTCGATGGGTATATTGACAAATCCTCGTACAACTAAAAGTCTTGCAGCTCAAAACATTAACCCAGTTCCATAGCCCTAGCATCTTTTTCCAACTCTAAGTTTTAATCAATTCCACCGCATCGCGACCATCCACATCCTGTAGATAGACTTTTACTTTTTCATCCTTTGCCGTAGGTAATTTCTTTCCCGTAAAATCTGGCTGCACCGGTAACTGCCGATGACCACGGTCTACCAAAACAGCCAAGCGAATCAACTCCGGGCGACCATAATCATTCACCGCATTTAAAGCCGCTCGAATCGTTCGACCACTAAACACCACATCGTCAATCAACACAAGGTGACGACCATTTAAGTCAAAGGGGATATCAGTTTTCGAAGGGGTGCGAACGCTAATTTTATCGAGATCATCACGGTAAAAAGTGATATCTAAAGCTCCCACAGGCACTTGAATATTTTCTAGGAGCTCCATTTGCTTGGCAAGGTTGTGTGCGAGGGGTACACCGCGCGTGTACAGTCCCAGCAAGGCAACATCGGATAAATTGCCAGCTTTTTCGATAATTTGTGACGCTAGGCGCGTTATCGTACGACGGATTTCTTCGGCGGAAAGAATCTCAATGACACTGTCTGTCATGGTCAACCTGTATGCAATCAAGTCTTTATTGTAAAGCTTGCCCTGAACGTCGGGCGATCGCATCAAAATATAAAGACAGGAAAAGGGTAAAGTAGAGGAGTTTATCAAAATGCCCTGCGACCTGACAATAGAGACATTACGAGCTTCCTTAGAAACACATTTTGGCAAGATGCCAGAAAGCCGAGTCATCAGTAGAAGTAGCCACAAGCTCATCAATATCATTACAATCGCCGTCTTAGCAGTACAATGATACTGGTAAATGGCTCATCAAAAACTATCAAGCTGGTGACACTATTGAACTTCAAAGTATTAATCTTAGTTTTCCTATTGAGGATATTTATATAGGTTTAACTCTTGTAGAAGAATCATAGTGATTGATTCATTACTTTTCTTACTCTCTCAATTTGTTTAGGCGCATTAATTTGCTCTGGACTCCAAAGATATAAAGCTTTATCAAAATATTTCTGACTGTTACCTTTATCTCTAATCGATTGGTAAGTTAATGCATATTGCAAGTAAGCTTCAGCGAGGTCGCACTTGCCACCGATTTTCTTGAATATTTCGACTGAATCTTGATGTTGAATTAAAGCACTTCCATACTTCAAATTAATACGTTTAAGTTCGGCAATACCGACCAAAGCCTGACCTTGAATTCTAGGATATTCAACTTTTTTTGAGAACTCTAATGCTTTGAGGTAAGACTCCATACTTTCTCCTTTTTTTTTCAGATTTTGGCAAGCTTTACCATGAAAAATATAGGAATGACCAATACTCCAAAAACTTTTATTATAATCGGGGAAGCGAGAGCTATACTTTTTCATATACTCTTGAGACTTAGCATTTTCGTTTAGTTGAGAATACAAAAAACATAAGATAACTAGAGCATTATTGTGACATCTAAGATCTGAGTTTAGTGACTTAGTTAAAAAAACGACATCCTCAAAATATTTAATTGCAGAACTCAAATTCCACTGAAAAACTAAGCATAATCCCATATTAAATATGGATGTCACTCGTAAGTTACCCTTAGAAGAGAACCAATCACTATTAAAAAAACACTCTTGTTCATCAAGTTTCTTCGCGATTAAGCTACATTTCTGATAAGAGTTTTTTGCAGCATTTATTTCTCCAGACATTAGACACAGATCTCCTAAAATATCATGGAGTCGAGCTAACTCATAACTAATACCTTGGGTGTCAATAAGTCTATAAATGGAATCTTTAATCTGTTGTAGTCTTCCTATTTGATAAAGAAGTGTCCAAAAAGAAAATCTTGACTTGTTTGCCCTTTCTTTAGTTCTAGATATTGTTTTTGCCGCTTGATCAAATTCTTCAATACTTAAGTAGTGATAATAAGCTTCAAATGATGAAATAATATCTTTTTCATTATCACTCTTTTCAAACTGCTTACTCCAAGATTCTGCAGCTTTAATATTGGTTTTTATCCAGTCGGAACTAACGCGCAATCTCTGAATTGCCTCTTCTCTTACAATAGGGTGTAACCAATATTTCTCTTGTTTAGATTCTAAGAGACCTCTATCTTTTAGTATTTTTATAGCTTTCTCTGACTCTGTTTCATTAGTATCCCAAAGTAAATCTATGACTCCTTTTTTTTGAATAGTAGAAACATCTTGATATCTATAGCATCCCATCCTACAGATAAGATTATATGAATCTATTAGATTTAGCTTTAAAAGCCTGTTGAATTGTTCTTTTACTAGATTCTCGAGAGTTGGCTCAAGTAAAAGAAAATTCCGATTACTATTCCAGTAATTTTCTAGTTTTCCCTCACAGTCTTCTTTAATTACTCCGCTAAAGACATCCATTGCTTTTGCATTGCCGCCAAAAGATTTATGCATCTCCATAAGCGACTTTCCTTCTTTTAAAAAAATCAATGACTGATATTCAAAATATTTTTGCCATGCTTCAAGCTTTAGCCCCTTAAGCTTGTAGACATCAGACGAAATGCTCGATTCGTTTAATAATTCCCGGCTAGTGATTATTGAATAACTTTTTAGGCTGCAATGATTTAGAGTTCTCAGTAATTCTACATAGCTACGATATTCTCCAATAAATTTCCCTGTTGCATCTAAGGCAGGCTCTAAATTATCTATTAGTATCCCGATTTTTTTCGATTGTAGGTGTTGTTTAAATCGCTCTAGAGAAACCATCAATTCTCGTCCCGGCTCTTTTCCTATTTGCCGTAGCTTTTCTTCCAGCAGACTTTGTACTGAAGCAATATCTTTTGTCTCTTTTGCGATCGCAAACTCAATTACATGGTCAAAGCGACTGTACAAGTATTTTCGCGCGAGAGTAGTTTTACCCTGCCCCCCAGCAGCTACGATTTGAACTAGCTTTGAACCTTGCTTCCGTAGCCGATCTAATTCAGCGATCGCCTCTTCTCTTCCCACGAAATTTGGGTCATTTTGCCAAGCTTGCTTCGGTTCTACCTCTGCTTCAACAGCAGAATCTTTGACCTTTGGAACAGCAGGTTCATCACAGTAGTGGATATCCGCAACCGTATAACCATCAATCCCGAATTGCCGAAATTGCTTCACTAACTCTCGACGACGAAACCCCTTATCAGTCTTATCCGATGGGACCCCTAACTTATTGGCAATGCGGCTAATGTGCTGCCGCACTGTACTGTCCTTGATTTCTAAATCTACGGCGATCGCCCCATCATCTTGACCAGAGAGAAATAAACGCAACACTTGTTTTTGTGTACGGGTAAGCTGTGCGACTTTTGTCACAAACTGATTCTGGTCGTCTGGGGTAGCCTGCATAGAAAAAACGTGAAAGCCCTTTGTCGTCAATCATAGAAGCTTTCTAGTGTCCGAAAGTCACAACCTTCACAGACTTTGCACAAACTTCAACAAAATTACGTGTTTTGCCTAACTTTGCACGAATCCAGACAAACTTTCTGACTTTTATGAAAATCAAAGCATGAAAGTAATCTCGTGATTTTCTGATGGTTATTACCGATCTCAACCAAGAAATTATCGTTGCCCTTGTGCACTATCAACAAAACTCTGGCGATCGCCACTTTACCCGACTCTACAGACTGATAAACCAACACCCACAACTCAATCGTAACCAGAGCAAGCGTTACCATCCAGAACTTTTTCAAGAAGCCGTACAAGAAGCATGGCTAGTTTTCTATCGGAAAAATTTACGCAATTTACTTAATAAACTCGAAACCCAAGGCACGGCGATCGCCCCAGAGAATGCGGCAATTATTGTCATCCGCATAATTAAAGAATTAAACATTCTCATTCGCAATAAAAACGTTGATCTTTGGCGCAAGGAAACAATACCCATCGCCGCCTAATTTATTTATCCCTTATAAAATCTATTGGTGCTTCCCATGGCTCAACCCAAACGCCAACCCCTGCTCTCCCTAAACAATACCCTCAACACACCAGAAGGCGATCGCCGTGAATATCTCGACCTTATAGCCTCTTCCGAAAACCTGTGGGAAACCTGTTCTTGGGAAGAAATCCGAGAGCGTATTGAAATAATCATCAACTCTACCGAGTGGCAAAGCCACCATCCCCAAAACCGACCAGAATTTAACCTTGCCATATTTCTCAACTACAAATATCACGGCATGACCTATCAGGCGATCGCCTCAAAATTAGGAGTAAGCAGAGGATATGTCATAAGTCACTGGCAAAGAACCTTTCGCCCAATCCTCCAAGAATTATTACAAGACCTCTGGGAAGCCCAAAATTGACCCGATAAATTCGATCTATTCCTCTAGCTCAAGACCCATTTCCCGCATTTTGTCCTGCAACTTTTTCAACTTATCTTCCGCAGCTTGCCTCATCTTTTGCTCAGACTCAAATTTATTTTCAGCAATTTGCTTTTGCTCTTCCGCGATTTGTCTGAGTTTTTCAGCTTCCCGGCGACGCTCATCCAATTCTTGAAAAGAAACAAACGGTTCCCCATCCGGCCTAAAAATTTTTAATGTCATTTCTGTTAACTCAAAACGAATACCCAGACGAGGACTGACCCAACCATTAATAGACTCAACAACTTCTAACTTATTCTCAGAAATCACCCATCCCGTTAAATCATTATTTTGCGGATGATACAAATAATATTCCTCAACACCATACTGCTCATAAAAACGCCGTTTTAGCTCCATCTCTAGGAAACTATTCCCCGGCGAAAATATTGCAAAAACTACCTGCGGCGGAATATTATCTTCCCGCCATTGTTGATAAGAACCGCGATAACCTTTCGGACGACCAAAAACGACCATCGCATCAGGTGCTCGTCTTATCTTGTTATTCCCCTCGACGGGATACCAAAGCAAATCTCCTGCCACAAAAACATTCGGGTCAGGCGCAAACAATAACTCTAAATTCTCTTTGATAGTGACAATCCACTGAAACTGTAAAGTGTTATCCGCCATTGGTTGTCCATCACTATCGGGATATTTAATCGGGGAGGTTTCTGTACTCGATGGGATTTCTTGCACCATTACATTTCCTCAGCTGCTGATACCTGATTTTAACGAAACAATCATTAACTCGAATTGCTTCAATCTTCGTCCACATCCTTCTGCTTCCTAGGACACTTAAACCTATGGGACAATAATCAGGTCAAAATTCTTGTTTAGCGAAATCCTGAAAATATGTCTGCAAATCCCGCATGGCTCGCCCGTGGCACTAGCGAAATTTTTCCCGATAATGATGACGATAATCTCGCAAAGGCGCTTAATGAGATCGACAGACCATTGCGCGTCAAACTCGGCATTGACCCCACAGGTTCAGATTTGCACCTAGGCCATAGCATTCCCTTTCGGAAACTCCGAGATTTTCAGGATGCAGGCCATACCGCCGTGGTGATTATTGGGGACTTTACCGCTCAAATTGGTGACCCCACCGGAAAATCTGATGTGCGCAAACAACTCACAGCCGAGCAAGTCCAAGAAAACGCTCAGACATACCTTGATCAGCTGCGCCCAATTTTAGATTTTGACACCCCCGGACGGCTGGAAATTCGCTACAACTCTGAATGGTTAAAGGAGCTTGACCTTGCCAAAATTCAAGAATTGCTCGCTACTATGACAGTGCAGCAGATGCTAGCTAAGGAAGGATTTGCTA
This [Limnothrix rosea] IAM M-220 DNA region includes the following protein-coding sequences:
- a CDS encoding BrnT family toxin, which codes for MEFEWDEDKNIRNVRKHGISFEEASEVFKGRIFTTIDERYDYGEIREISIGTIQNVVIVTVAHTERNCKIRLISARKATPKERRSYYDYLARQTKGFTGNS
- a CDS encoding BrnA antitoxin family protein — translated: MTISPDRLKALQEIPDEDIDTSDIPELDQSFWENAKLVEPPTEQAISISLDQDILDWFKAQGKSYQAHINQVLRSYILSQSNKK
- a CDS encoding DUF6429 family protein, with the translated sequence MNKKYDFKKFTGYNATKYKAIELCGKEFIDGLIAQKIFAKDDQFWILVCEKLEIPDMKEKEERERKLAEERREQEKKRLLNQKTIHCIRERKGWEISIFEMPESDIFSDKYCAVALKDGDFINHTSNPYYWGESWNVSYDRLCSLIDVKERSKASQIERDTQTKLMQQLYLIILYISGWDIHHTFNDEEPNKQNFYSIQSWISMDFGTLDLLEEKGLVDQPQTKGKHYRKRTYVEVTKEGIRKARQLLRELDFDGMQELLQKTAYHEEYIEDTSDF
- a CDS encoding DUF433 domain-containing protein, whose translation is MKIVVNRLNYIISNPEVLSGKPLVRGTRLSVEFLSGLSKQDWSEAEILENYPSLTTESIRAVLKALQLRQRPFPKK
- a CDS encoding ABC transporter permease, whose protein sequence is MSSRSKALQYYILTRLMLAPLMLFTIVSVVFLLLRATPGDPADAILGNRAPEAAKAALREQLGLDLPLWLQYLTYLGQLLKFDLGTSLTSRGLDVWQVIQQHFPATVELTFFGMLVAVTIGVGVGMLSASRQGTIFDIGGRLFGIITYALPLFWMGMVVQLIFSVKLGWFPLGTRFPLNIDPPPSISGLYTLDSILTGNFLQLRTALYYLFLPCVTLGLLLSGIFERIVRVNLRQTLKSDYVEAARARGIPEHKILWNHALKNALIPVITVLGLTFAALLGGAVLTEVTFSWPGLGNRLYEAISLRDYPTVQGIMVFFGAIVVVMSLVIDIVNALIDPRIRY
- a CDS encoding cation diffusion facilitator family transporter, which encodes MSDHHHAHNHLPQDTRQTVRRVLWLTLGLNLFVMGLKWIIGALTGSLSLQADALHSFTDSANNVLGLFANRFSSPEPDRDHPYGHQKFEAIGALGIAMFLGIACFEILQGAIAKLFIGQSETNISLNELSWLVLVLGINIFVAFYERNIGRKINSPILLADAKHTMGDIWVTLLVMFGLLGVWQAKVWGLPQFQWLDIILAFPVAALVFYSAWEVLTDNLPWLVDETAIAPEAIHQHVMAIPGVINCHDIASRGLLGRQVFIEMHLITTAEDVTTAHAITEAVEAKLKNIYAPARIMVHVEPRPYISDHIALDGYIDKSSYN
- the pyrR gene encoding bifunctional pyr operon transcriptional regulator/uracil phosphoribosyltransferase PyrR, with protein sequence MTDSVIEILSAEEIRRTITRLASQIIEKAGNLSDVALLGLYTRGVPLAHNLAKQMELLENIQVPVGALDITFYRDDLDKISVRTPSKTDIPFDLNGRHLVLIDDVVFSGRTIRAALNAVNDYGRPELIRLAVLVDRGHRQLPVQPDFTGKKLPTAKDEKVKVYLQDVDGRDAVELIKT
- a CDS encoding LuxR C-terminal-related transcriptional regulator; translation: MQATPDDQNQFVTKVAQLTRTQKQVLRLFLSGQDDGAIAVDLEIKDSTVRQHISRIANKLGVPSDKTDKGFRRRELVKQFRQFGIDGYTVADIHYCDEPAVPKVKDSAVEAEVEPKQAWQNDPNFVGREEAIAELDRLRKQGSKLVQIVAAGGQGKTTLARKYLYSRFDHVIEFAIAKETKDIASVQSLLEEKLRQIGKEPGRELMVSLERFKQHLQSKKIGILIDNLEPALDATGKFIGEYRSYVELLRTLNHCSLKSYSIITSRELLNESSISSDVYKLKGLKLEAWQKYFEYQSLIFLKEGKSLMEMHKSFGGNAKAMDVFSGVIKEDCEGKLENYWNSNRNFLLLEPTLENLVKEQFNRLLKLNLIDSYNLICRMGCYRYQDVSTIQKKGVIDLLWDTNETESEKAIKILKDRGLLESKQEKYWLHPIVREEAIQRLRVSSDWIKTNIKAAESWSKQFEKSDNEKDIISSFEAYYHYLSIEEFDQAAKTISRTKERANKSRFSFWTLLYQIGRLQQIKDSIYRLIDTQGISYELARLHDILGDLCLMSGEINAAKNSYQKCSLIAKKLDEQECFFNSDWFSSKGNLRVTSIFNMGLCLVFQWNLSSAIKYFEDVVFLTKSLNSDLRCHNNALVILCFLYSQLNENAKSQEYMKKYSSRFPDYNKSFWSIGHSYIFHGKACQNLKKKGESMESYLKALEFSKKVEYPRIQGQALVGIAELKRINLKYGSALIQHQDSVEIFKKIGGKCDLAEAYLQYALTYQSIRDKGNSQKYFDKALYLWSPEQINAPKQIERVRKVMNQSL
- a CDS encoding sigma-70 family RNA polymerase sigma factor is translated as MAQPKRQPLLSLNNTLNTPEGDRREYLDLIASSENLWETCSWEEIRERIEIIINSTEWQSHHPQNRPEFNLAIFLNYKYHGMTYQAIASKLGVSRGYVISHWQRTFRPILQELLQDLWEAQN
- a CDS encoding Uma2 family endonuclease encodes the protein MVQEIPSSTETSPIKYPDSDGQPMADNTLQFQWIVTIKENLELLFAPDPNVFVAGDLLWYPVEGNNKIRRAPDAMVVFGRPKGYRGSYQQWREDNIPPQVVFAIFSPGNSFLEMELKRRFYEQYGVEEYYLYHPQNNDLTGWVISENKLEVVESINGWVSPRLGIRFELTEMTLKIFRPDGEPFVSFQELDERRREAEKLRQIAEEQKQIAENKFESEQKMRQAAEDKLKKLQDKMREMGLELEE